In a genomic window of Paenibacillus sp.:
- the hfq gene encoding RNA chaperone Hfq: MNKSINIQDTFLNTLRKESIPVTVYLTNGFQIRGVIRAFDNFTIVIDSDGRQQMVYKHAISTFTPQRSVSLAYETNSDA, encoded by the coding sequence ATGAACAAATCGATCAACATCCAGGATACGTTTTTGAATACGCTTCGGAAAGAGAGCATCCCGGTCACGGTATATTTGACCAACGGCTTCCAAATTCGCGGCGTCATCCGCGCGTTCGATAACTTTACGATCGTCATCGACAGCGACGGCCGCCAGCAAATGGTGTACAAGCACGCCATCTCGACGTTCACGCCGCAGCGGAGCGTATCGCTCGCGTACGAAACGAACTCTGACGCATAA
- a CDS encoding class I SAM-dependent methyltransferase, whose protein sequence is MQETKIVVTTTYDPSAEAALEANRVAEELRATFVPRGRSSLNKLRARRPGAAIVVVGAETLEWHPENGGPPFFFHPGMSLVRAKRLAEGGRDAMLEACRFEPGDAVVDCTAGLGADAIVFSFAGGERSRVVAVESERPLHFVVTRGLKTYESGWAPFDEALRRIATVRADHTAYLRSLPDRSVDIVYFDPMFESPVHASQGLSPLRSLANARPLSEEAVREARRVARKSVVLKERGGADVWERLGFDAQAKSRTQVAYGVITL, encoded by the coding sequence ATGCAGGAAACGAAGATCGTCGTCACGACGACGTACGATCCGTCCGCCGAAGCGGCGCTCGAGGCGAACCGCGTCGCGGAGGAGCTTCGGGCGACGTTCGTGCCGAGAGGCCGGTCGTCGCTTAACAAACTGCGCGCGCGGCGGCCGGGCGCGGCGATCGTCGTCGTCGGCGCCGAGACGCTGGAGTGGCATCCGGAGAACGGCGGTCCGCCGTTCTTCTTCCACCCCGGCATGAGTCTCGTCCGGGCGAAGCGGCTCGCGGAGGGCGGGCGCGACGCGATGCTCGAAGCTTGCCGGTTCGAGCCCGGCGACGCGGTCGTCGACTGCACGGCGGGGCTCGGCGCGGACGCGATCGTGTTCAGCTTCGCCGGCGGCGAACGGAGCCGGGTCGTCGCGGTCGAGAGCGAGCGGCCGCTTCATTTCGTCGTGACGCGAGGCCTGAAGACGTACGAATCGGGCTGGGCGCCGTTCGACGAAGCGCTCCGGCGCATCGCGACGGTGCGCGCCGACCACACGGCGTATTTGCGGTCGCTCCCGGACCGCAGCGTCGACATCGTTTATTTCGACCCGATGTTCGAGTCGCCCGTGCACGCATCCCAAGGGCTTTCGCCGCTCCGCTCGCTCGCGAACGCGCGACCGCTCAGCGAGGAGGCGGTGCGCGAGGCGCGCCGCGTCGCGCGCAAGTCGGTCGTTCTGAAGGAGCGGGGCGGCGCGGACGTCTGGGAGCGGCTCGGCTTCGACGCTCAGGCGAAATCGCGAACTCAAGTCGCATACGGAGTGATCACCCTTTGA
- the miaA gene encoding tRNA (adenosine(37)-N6)-dimethylallyltransferase MiaA gives MKKQPLLVIVGPTAVGKTAVSLDVAKRYPIDIISGDSVQVYRGMDIGSAKATPEERSAVPHYMIDLLDPDEPFTVADFKERVEALVADSAARGRLPTIVGGTGLYIESVVYDYRFSPAEADEAARARWNALADERGTAALHALLAERDPASAARIHPNDRKRLVRALEVFEATGRPMSEQAQKREKTSPYALCMIGLTMERSLLYERINRRVDLMLEEGLLEEVRSLLERGYDRALPSMQAIGYKELAAYLEGELSYEAAVELLKKNTRHFAKRQLSWFRTMPQIHWVDMTDTANFITHLDTISDIIATAFPSSDYPFNLPLA, from the coding sequence TTGAAGAAACAGCCATTGCTCGTCATCGTCGGACCGACGGCCGTCGGCAAAACGGCGGTCAGCCTCGACGTCGCGAAACGGTACCCGATCGACATCATTTCGGGCGATTCCGTCCAGGTGTACCGCGGGATGGACATCGGCTCCGCGAAGGCGACGCCCGAGGAGCGCTCCGCCGTCCCTCATTACATGATCGATTTGCTCGACCCGGACGAGCCGTTCACCGTCGCGGATTTCAAGGAGCGCGTCGAGGCGCTCGTCGCGGACAGCGCCGCTCGGGGGCGGCTGCCGACGATCGTCGGCGGCACGGGACTTTATATCGAATCCGTCGTGTACGATTACCGGTTTTCCCCGGCCGAAGCCGACGAAGCGGCGCGGGCGCGCTGGAACGCGCTGGCGGACGAGCGGGGGACGGCCGCGCTGCACGCGCTGCTCGCGGAGCGGGACCCGGCGTCGGCGGCGCGCATCCATCCGAACGACCGGAAGCGGCTCGTTCGCGCGCTCGAGGTGTTCGAAGCGACGGGGCGGCCGATGTCCGAGCAAGCGCAGAAGCGCGAGAAGACGTCGCCGTACGCGCTGTGCATGATCGGCCTCACGATGGAGCGGTCGCTGCTGTACGAGCGCATCAACCGCCGCGTCGATTTGATGCTGGAGGAAGGCCTCTTGGAGGAGGTGCGTTCGCTGCTGGAACGCGGGTACGACCGTGCGCTGCCATCCATGCAGGCGATCGGTTACAAGGAGCTGGCCGCATATCTTGAAGGGGAGCTTTCCTACGAGGCTGCGGTCGAACTGCTGAAAAAAAACACGAGGCATTTCGCCAAGCGGCAGCTGTCCTGGTTCCGCACGATGCCCCAAATCCATTGGGTCGACATGACGGATACGGCAAATTTCATTACCCATTTGGATACTATTAGTGATATAATAGCGACAGCGTTTCCGTCGTCGGACTATCCATTCAACTTGCCACTGGCATAG